A single region of the Plutella xylostella chromosome 7, ilPluXylo3.1, whole genome shotgun sequence genome encodes:
- the LOC125488817 gene encoding uncharacterized protein LOC125488817 codes for MEIHTENRHQPKPKASKHRAAACSPRHNATSSLFIQVLEKGSRTSFKMGHVPMIWLILALWFHKCYGITDVTSRNDHEHQLNDANETNSTITPRKAGYGLVTFEDQKNPVHFEDEQPGAYGLISFKDQPANHHRDEPSKLPFRFENQGLDNNENANSDLYQDPSINAGSYGLLNPNHQELDNQNPVDQPGGGITFQDDNRIENNPGQNSGQKKKKRRRRRRKPRLQQYPGQSYGFAGQPPVGNIPGYPGGPAPVYPGPAIGPAGQYYRPPRRPRPSYAEEALSSITHALTSIARHDDHQCVPRLLCEVAGGRAPAEGAGAGVLQTIANLQPLLTLLAAYNGISTSPLFVFGRAAILGMTSKGNAGTCRYAYPQCPTDPEKLVEYLNNHNGGFFRFFNAPQQYPGQLGQQNLEQFYNHLSNIPGQYGLLQNQQYPGQYPNQPVPSYPNGLVPQPHIQDQQNYGLHPIGTGYGLQNPNQVYSGYSQQNPNLPNQGFGFQNQPGLYSTSQNYGNRYPYHNNNGYGFGNQNRYKNHVKDEIGTNKIEKRIQNRPDLTYVDKVQNENMEFKFPRDSRYEIDPEKQRFGRTIKFPQNDQTVHKPSINTSVPQINNKKAKGFNFPESQSNRQYIDYYDYPPYTQVFNTNNFKLDENGFYVESNNDYDFNTNMEEKEEGVEIVYVVRGNSDPNHPEIVKLRPGQKLQ; via the exons atggaaattcatactgaaaacagaCACCAACCTAAACCGAAAGCATCAAagcaccgcgcggctgcttgcagcccgcgccacaacgcaacctctAGTTTGTTTATACAAGTGTTGGAAAAAGGGTCTA GAACATCGTTTAAAATGGGTCATGTCCCAATGATATGGCTGATCCTAGCGTTATGGTTTCATAAATGTTACGGTATTACTGATGTTACATCCAGGAATGACCATGAACATCAGTTAAATGATGCAAATGAGACTAACTCAACTATTACACCAAGAAAAGCTGGTTATGGCCTCGTTACGTTTGAAGACCAAAAGAATCCGGTCCATTTCGAAGATGAACAGCCAGGTGCTTACGGATTAATATCTTTCAAAGATCAGCCAGCGAACCACCACAGAGATGAACCTTCAAAACTACCATTTAGATTTGAAAATCAAGGACTAGACAACAATGAAAACGCAAATTCAGATCTATATCAAGATCCGTCAATAAACGCCGGCAGCTATGGATTGCTCAATCCTAACCATCAAGAACTAGATAACCAAAACCCTGTAGACCAACCGGGGGGTGGTATAACTTTTCAAGATGATAACAGAATAGAAAATAATCCGGGGCAGAATTCTGGACAGAAAAAGAAGAAGCGAAGAAGACGCAGAAGGAAACCGCGTTTGCAGCAATATCCGGGACAAAGCTACGGGTTTGCAGGTCAACCTCCAGTTGGAAATATTCCTGGTTATCCTGGAGGACCAGCCCCTGTGTATCCTGGACCTGCAATTGGACCAGCTGGACAGTATTACA GACCACCCCGGCGGCCGCGGCCCTCGTACGCCGAAGAAGCCCTATCATCCATCACGCACGCGCTGACGTCCATCGCCCGCCACGACGACCACCAGTGCGTGCCGAGACTCCTGTGCGAGGTGGCGGGGGGCAGGGCGCCGGCggagggcgcgggggcgggggtcTTGCAGACCATTGCGAACCTGCAGCCGTTGTTGAC CCTATTAGCAGCCTACAACGGCATCAGCACGTCCCCTCTCTTCGTCTTCGGCCGAGCCGCCATTTTAGGCATGACATCTAAAGGCAACGCCGGCACCTGCAGATACGCCTACCCACAGTGTCCCACTGACCCTGAGAAGCTGGTCGAATACCTCAACAACCACAACGGGGGCTTCTTCAGATTCTTCAACGCCCCTCAGCAATACCCTGGACAGCTCGGCCAGCAGAACCTCGAGCAGTTTTACAATCATCTGTCTAATATTCCTGGCCAGTATGGTTTGCTACAAAATCAGCAATATCCAGGACAGTATCCAAACCAACCTGTTCCTTCTTATCCAAATGGGCTTGTGCCTCAGCCACATATTCAAGATCAACAAAATTATGGGTTGCATCCTATTGGGACAGGATACGGTCTGCAAAATCCAAATCAAGTGTATTCAGGGTATAGTCAACAAAATCCAAATTTACCTAATCAAGGTTTTGGATTCCAAAATCAACCAGGATTGTATTCTACTAGCCAAAACTATGGAAACCGATATCCTTATCATAACAACAATGGCTATGGTTTTGGAAACCAAAATCGTTATAAAAACCATGTCAAAGATGAAATCGGAACTAACAAAATAGAGAAACGAATTCAAAACCGCCCTGATTTGACTTATGTTGATAAGGTCCAGAATGAAAATATGGAATTCAAGTTTCCAAGAGATTCAAGATATGAAATAGACCCTGAAAAGCAAAGGTTTGGAAGAACTATTAAGTTTCCTCAAAACGACCAGACTGTGCATAAACCTAGTATAAATACGTCTGTTCCtcaaatcaataataaaaaagcgaAAGGTTTCAATTTTCCTGAATCGCAAAGCAATAGACAATACATCGACTATTATGACTACCCGCCATACACTCAAGTCTTTAACACAAACAACTTCAAGCTGGATGAAAATGGATTTTATGTGGAAAGCAATAATGACTATGATTTTAATACCAACATGGAAGAGAAAGAAGAGGGGGTTGAAATAGTTTACGTGGTAAGAGGAAACAGCGATCCTAACCACCCTGAAATCGTTAAACTGAGGCCGGGGCAGAAACTACAATAA